One genomic segment of Anaerotignum faecicola includes these proteins:
- the minE gene encoding cell division topological specificity factor MinE translates to MDFFSFFRKKQTPPSGSVAKDRLKLVLVHDRVNCSSQVLEMLKTDIIKVISNYMEIDTDELDIQITQTQSEDNNGTVPVLYANIPIKSMRKMNHED, encoded by the coding sequence ATGGATTTCTTTAGCTTTTTCCGCAAAAAACAGACACCGCCCTCCGGCAGTGTTGCGAAGGATAGATTAAAGCTGGTTCTGGTGCATGACAGGGTGAACTGCTCCTCTCAGGTACTGGAAATGCTGAAAACGGATATCATCAAGGTCATTTCCAATTACATGGAGATTGATACCGATGAGCTGGATATCCAGATTACGCAGACGCAGTCCGAGGATAACAACGGCACCGTTCCTGTGCTGTATGCGAATATCCCCATCAAGAGCATGCGTAAGATGAATCACGAGGATTAA
- a CDS encoding Ger(x)C family spore germination protein — MYKKFVLLALAVPFFLTGCWDKKDPEDRAFIITLGVDTAAENGCHFTFAPANIETGEAETYAAESETLSGAVAQVDTYTSRKTDLGQLKTVILGEGLLQDSARLDALLGELERSQAVSEKVMLLAADSAAACVEKAMKEDSKTGLFLWDFYKNTAEEVAVTKGIDLDTFLTERTERGGSGVLPRIRAEGERLRLGGGMAVSARGASILNEEEERGYLFLLGDAEGAVLEGRYKAAVLPLAVTKTKADYDFQAAGDTVLCTVTLPVEGTLQGGRGELLSAEQKTELESIFSASIKEEVEHTIKTALSEGVDFLGILPRAERALPQLAKACTREQLWERMAFCVVPKVQITDMGRKR, encoded by the coding sequence ATGTATAAAAAATTTGTTTTGCTGGCGTTGGCAGTCCCCTTTTTTCTGACCGGTTGCTGGGATAAAAAGGACCCGGAGGATAGGGCATTTATTATCACCCTTGGGGTAGACACGGCGGCAGAAAACGGCTGTCACTTCACCTTTGCGCCTGCGAATATCGAAACGGGCGAGGCAGAAACTTATGCCGCGGAGAGTGAAACCCTTTCGGGGGCGGTCGCGCAGGTGGATACCTACACCTCTCGTAAGACGGATTTGGGGCAGCTGAAAACCGTTATCTTGGGGGAAGGTCTTTTGCAGGACAGCGCAAGACTGGATGCCCTTCTGGGGGAGCTGGAGCGCAGTCAGGCGGTTTCGGAGAAGGTGATGCTTCTGGCGGCGGATTCCGCGGCGGCTTGCGTAGAAAAGGCCATGAAGGAGGACAGCAAGACAGGGCTGTTCCTCTGGGATTTTTATAAAAATACCGCCGAGGAGGTGGCGGTCACGAAGGGGATTGATTTGGATACCTTTCTGACGGAGCGCACGGAGCGGGGCGGCAGTGGCGTGCTTCCGCGGATTCGCGCAGAGGGGGAAAGGCTGCGGCTTGGCGGCGGTATGGCGGTGTCCGCAAGGGGTGCTTCTATTCTGAATGAGGAAGAGGAACGCGGTTATCTTTTCCTGTTGGGAGATGCCGAGGGGGCGGTTCTGGAAGGAAGGTATAAAGCGGCGGTTTTGCCTTTGGCGGTTACAAAAACAAAGGCGGACTACGATTTTCAGGCGGCAGGGGACACTGTTCTCTGCACCGTGACGCTTCCTGTAGAGGGAACCCTGCAAGGCGGCAGGGGCGAATTGCTTTCCGCAGAGCAGAAAACGGAGTTGGAGAGTATTTTTTCCGCAAGCATAAAAGAGGAAGTCGAGCATACGATAAAAACAGCGTTGTCCGAAGGGGTGGATTTCCTCGGTATTTTGCCGAGGGCAGAGCGCGCCCTGCCGCAGCTAGCAAAAGCCTGCACACGAGAGCAGCTTTGGGAGCGGATGGCGTTTTGTGTTGTCCCAAAGGTGCAGATTACAGATATGGGGCGCAAGCGTTGA
- a CDS encoding GerAB/ArcD/ProY family transporter, whose product MFAENRKISIRQLQMLLLLDCFGTAVLFLPAELAEISGRGCFFAALLGGLGVSAASLLLTAVGRRMPNGTVVDWCRSVCGNGIGTILLLGLAGKLLLDGMLELRIFSEIICRFMLPATPVWVLSLVLLLVAGALAAQGTECRGRTAEILFFLVAIPLLLVLLAVAASTRYARVLPLALPSPSGIGAGLAEMSIVFRGLVFLYFIYPDLKKPVGFAVWKGCLLITAVVTVIVLLCLANYGEGMLAAKLLPTLQMLERVSFTGVFLTRQDLLLLWFWMASAVLFLSGVVFFGSLLGTQLCRQAEKKRKLWLWVVLAALFALSFLPESLMEAQRLRLAVSPWLNLAYLVGLPVLLLLLGRKGEKKDV is encoded by the coding sequence ATGTTTGCGGAGAATCGGAAAATTTCTATCAGACAGCTGCAAATGCTGTTATTACTGGATTGCTTTGGCACTGCTGTCCTTTTTCTTCCGGCGGAGTTGGCCGAGATAAGCGGCAGAGGGTGCTTTTTTGCGGCTTTGCTTGGCGGCTTGGGGGTGTCGGCTGCTTCCCTTCTGCTGACGGCAGTAGGAAGGCGCATGCCCAATGGCACGGTGGTCGATTGGTGCCGGAGCGTCTGCGGCAATGGTATCGGGACAATCCTTTTGCTTGGCTTGGCAGGAAAGCTTTTGCTTGACGGGATGCTTGAGCTGCGGATTTTCAGCGAAATCATCTGCCGTTTTATGCTCCCTGCAACGCCTGTCTGGGTGCTTTCCCTGGTGCTGCTTCTGGTCGCAGGTGCGCTTGCGGCGCAGGGAACGGAATGTCGGGGCAGAACGGCGGAAATCCTCTTTTTTCTGGTAGCAATTCCCTTGCTTCTGGTGCTTCTGGCGGTGGCGGCTTCTACGCGGTATGCGCGTGTTCTGCCGCTTGCCTTGCCTTCTCCTTCGGGCATCGGGGCAGGGCTTGCAGAGATGAGCATTGTATTTAGGGGGCTCGTTTTTCTTTATTTTATCTATCCGGATTTGAAAAAGCCTGTCGGCTTCGCAGTCTGGAAAGGCTGTCTTTTGATAACGGCAGTGGTGACGGTCATCGTGCTTCTCTGTCTGGCGAATTACGGCGAGGGGATGCTTGCCGCAAAGCTTTTGCCGACATTGCAGATGTTGGAGCGTGTCAGCTTTACGGGCGTTTTTCTGACCAGACAGGATTTGCTTCTGCTTTGGTTCTGGATGGCATCGGCGGTGCTGTTTCTTTCGGGTGTGGTGTTTTTCGGCTCCCTTCTGGGGACGCAGCTATGCAGACAGGCGGAAAAAAAGCGAAAGCTTTGGCTCTGGGTGGTGCTTGCGGCTTTGTTCGCGTTGTCATTTCTGCCCGAAAGCCTTATGGAGGCACAGCGTCTGCGGCTTGCCGTTTCGCCTTGGCTGAATCTGGCGTATCTGGTGGGACTGCCGGTTTTATTGCTCTTGCTTGGCAGGAAGGGAGAGAAAAAGGATGTATAA
- a CDS encoding DUF1294 domain-containing protein has translation MELYFNGRNLLIIVGYYLIINLILYFTMVIDKKRAIKDGWRIPEKNLFLLAVLGGGIGGLIAMVFKRHKNKHIDFILTFTVTAILHMVVAFLLIGKFAFVTK, from the coding sequence ATGGAGCTTTACTTTAACGGCAGAAACCTATTGATTATCGTCGGGTATTACCTGATTATCAACCTGATTCTGTATTTTACAATGGTAATTGATAAAAAAAGAGCCATAAAGGATGGGTGGCGGATTCCCGAAAAGAATCTTTTCCTTCTGGCTGTTCTGGGCGGCGGTATCGGCGGTCTGATTGCGATGGTCTTCAAGCGCCATAAAAACAAGCATATTGATTTCATTCTGACCTTTACCGTTACAGCAATTCTGCACATGGTTGTGGCATTCTTGCTGATTGGGAAATTTGCATTTGTTACAAAATAA
- a CDS encoding spore germination protein, translating into MQIKKELQKNKQVMQEAFRDCGDIIMREFRIRGGEGTLFLAYTDNIVNGDAIQNFIMTNVMARCEMQGTEGLLQSLMEEVIAIGELTKITTMEEVFDAVLLGDTVLLMDGDDFALQASTKHFPTRGVNQAETEVVVQGPKDAFTELMSVNVVLTRRRIRDTRLKVKRKKVGRRSKTDVALLYMEDLVRPELLQKIERQVDCLDLDHLPDSGYAEQLLEKRQYSPFPQLQMTERPDKTSSALLEGRVALLPDNTPYAILLPATLNTFFQAAEDYYDRWEIMSFIRLIRFVAAFLTVTLPGLYIAFAVYHPELLPTALALKVAATRETIPFSVIGEVLIMEIAFELLREGGIRLPSPVSSTIGIVGGIIIGSAAVDAGIVSPTVVIVSALTGICSFVIPNVSIVSGLRISKYVVIFFAAVFGLFGVWAALLLLLAHLASLTSYGIPYLYPFCSSSVNDDMDWEDSIFRLPLSEMKRRPIFTRPDVRRRKEEE; encoded by the coding sequence GCCTTTCGCGACTGCGGTGATATCATTATGCGTGAGTTTCGCATCCGTGGCGGCGAGGGGACGCTTTTTCTTGCATATACGGATAATATCGTGAATGGGGATGCCATTCAGAATTTTATCATGACAAATGTGATGGCGCGCTGTGAAATGCAGGGAACGGAGGGACTGCTGCAGAGCTTGATGGAGGAGGTCATTGCCATCGGGGAGTTGACAAAAATCACCACGATGGAGGAGGTTTTTGATGCCGTTCTTCTGGGGGATACGGTGCTTCTGATGGATGGGGATGATTTCGCCTTGCAGGCTTCAACGAAGCATTTCCCCACGCGGGGCGTGAATCAGGCGGAAACCGAGGTGGTTGTGCAGGGGCCGAAGGATGCCTTTACGGAGCTGATGTCTGTAAATGTGGTGCTGACGAGAAGGCGAATTCGGGATACACGGCTGAAGGTGAAGCGGAAGAAGGTGGGCAGACGGAGCAAAACGGATGTGGCACTGCTGTATATGGAGGATTTGGTGCGTCCTGAGCTGCTGCAAAAGATAGAAAGGCAGGTGGATTGTCTGGATTTAGACCATCTGCCGGACAGCGGCTATGCGGAGCAGCTGTTGGAGAAGCGGCAGTATTCGCCCTTTCCTCAGCTGCAGATGACGGAGCGCCCCGATAAGACCTCCTCCGCCCTTCTGGAGGGGCGCGTGGCACTTCTGCCCGATAATACACCCTATGCCATCCTTCTGCCGGCAACACTGAATACCTTCTTTCAGGCGGCAGAGGATTATTATGACCGCTGGGAGATTATGAGCTTTATTCGGCTGATTCGCTTTGTGGCGGCGTTTCTGACGGTTACGCTTCCGGGGCTGTATATTGCGTTTGCGGTCTATCATCCGGAGCTTTTGCCAACCGCGCTTGCCCTTAAGGTTGCGGCAACGAGAGAAACCATTCCGTTTTCTGTCATTGGTGAGGTGCTGATTATGGAAATCGCCTTTGAGCTTCTGCGTGAGGGCGGAATTCGCCTGCCATCCCCCGTCAGCTCTACCATTGGCATTGTCGGCGGTATTATCATCGGTTCGGCGGCAGTGGATGCAGGGATTGTCAGTCCGACGGTTGTAATTGTTTCCGCGCTGACGGGCATCTGCTCCTTTGTGATTCCGAATGTTTCGATTGTTTCGGGTCTGCGCATCAGTAAATATGTTGTAATTTTCTTCGCGGCTGTATTCGGACTGTTCGGGGTCTGGGCGGCGTTGCTGCTGCTTCTGGCGCATCTGGCAAGTCTCACCTCCTATGGCATCCCGTATCTGTATCCCTTCTGTTCCTCCTCCGTCAATGATGACATGGATTGGGAGGACAGCATTTTTCGTCTGCCGCTTTCCGAAATGAAGCGCAGACCGATTTTTACACGTCCCGATGTACGGCGGCGGAAGGAGGAGGAATGA
- a CDS encoding methylglyoxal synthase yields the protein MNIGLIAHDNKKKLMENLCIAYRHILCKHDIYATGTTGRLVEEAANLVVHKYLSAHLGGEQQMGAQIINNDIDLMIFLRDPVSPHAYESEVNSILHLCDMHNIPLATNLATAEVLLLALDRGDLDWRNVMR from the coding sequence ATGAATATTGGTCTGATTGCACATGATAATAAGAAAAAACTGATGGAAAACCTTTGCATCGCTTACAGACATATTCTGTGTAAGCATGATATCTACGCCACAGGCACAACCGGTCGTCTGGTGGAGGAGGCTGCCAATCTGGTGGTGCATAAATATCTTTCCGCGCACCTGGGCGGCGAACAGCAGATGGGCGCACAGATTATCAATAATGATATTGACCTGATGATTTTCCTGCGAGATCCCGTTTCTCCGCATGCGTATGAATCCGAGGTAAATTCCATTCTGCACCTGTGCGATATGCACAATATTCCTCTGGCAACCAACCTTGCAACGGCAGAGGTTCTTCTGCTTGCACTGGACAGAGGCGACTTGGACTGGAGAAACGTAATGCGCTGA
- the spoIIR gene encoding stage II sporulation protein R, with product MAWKQTLKELWQKEKWYWLAAVVLGVLLSLLFAAHWTEGYADMIQKGIGGKVVRFHVLANSDSEADQTLKLAVRDRVLQEYGDLLETCTSKEETLAALKNAQQEISETAEAEVLAQGYAYPVRVSLVREEFPFKKYGDLIFPAGVYDALRIEIGEAKGKNWWCVLYPQMCYVDAAWGYSTEESHVRLQNTLTKEEFLVVSAMEQKKVTPKIKCRLVELWSER from the coding sequence ATGGCTTGGAAACAGACGCTCAAGGAGCTTTGGCAAAAGGAAAAATGGTATTGGCTTGCGGCGGTGGTGCTTGGGGTACTGCTGAGTCTGCTGTTCGCCGCCCATTGGACAGAGGGCTATGCGGATATGATTCAGAAGGGGATTGGCGGCAAGGTGGTGCGCTTTCATGTGCTGGCAAATAGCGACAGCGAGGCAGACCAGACCCTCAAGCTTGCAGTGCGCGATAGGGTTTTGCAGGAATATGGCGATTTACTGGAAACCTGTACCTCAAAGGAGGAAACGCTTGCGGCACTCAAAAACGCACAGCAGGAAATTTCGGAAACGGCGGAGGCGGAGGTGCTGGCGCAGGGGTATGCTTATCCCGTCCGCGTGTCTCTGGTACGGGAGGAATTTCCCTTTAAGAAATATGGAGATTTGATTTTTCCGGCAGGGGTGTATGATGCCCTGCGAATTGAGATTGGCGAAGCCAAGGGGAAGAATTGGTGGTGCGTGCTCTATCCGCAGATGTGCTATGTGGATGCGGCGTGGGGCTATTCCACAGAGGAAAGCCATGTGCGGCTTCAGAATACGCTGACGAAGGAGGAATTTCTCGTGGTTTCTGCCATGGAGCAGAAGAAGGTTACGCCGAAAATCAAATGCAGACTTGTGGAATTGTGGAGCGAACGATAA
- the rodA gene encoding rod shape-determining protein RodA gives MDIKKYLQNLDWWLVGAVCLLSLFGLICIASATRINLGESPANVIKQGVFFLIGIALMVIAANADYEYISQFTIPLYIVNILLLVTVLLVGSESKGATRWIALGPLTIQPSEFAKVIMIFCLAKVITERQKQISDLKTIGFLCIYTGIPLLLIQKQPALSASLVLVAIFCIEIFIAGLDWRIIRNVLVVTVPIVALILFDVSREHPLFTDKILAEHQFNRILSFVDPSRDASLYYQTEKSISAIGSGKFLGKGLFHGTLNQLSYLPEPHNDFIFSVIGEEFGFLGCIFVLAILLFIVFRCIVIAISARDTFSQLVAAGIAGMFAFQTFVNMGVATGILPNTGMSLPFISYGGSSMWTNMVALGLMLNIRKKETKSLFEGGLL, from the coding sequence ATGGACATCAAAAAATATCTTCAAAATCTGGATTGGTGGCTTGTGGGGGCGGTTTGCCTGCTTTCCCTGTTCGGCTTAATCTGCATTGCGAGCGCAACGCGTATCAATCTGGGGGAAAGCCCTGCCAATGTCATCAAGCAAGGCGTATTCTTCCTCATCGGCATTGCGCTGATGGTGATTGCAGCCAATGCGGATTATGAATACATCTCACAATTTACCATTCCGCTTTATATCGTGAATATTTTGCTTCTGGTGACGGTTCTTCTGGTCGGCTCCGAGAGTAAAGGCGCGACCCGTTGGATTGCCCTTGGGCCTCTGACCATTCAGCCCTCGGAATTCGCCAAAGTGATTATGATATTCTGCTTAGCGAAGGTCATAACCGAGCGGCAGAAGCAAATCAGCGACCTGAAAACCATCGGGTTTCTCTGTATTTATACAGGGATTCCGTTGCTTCTGATTCAGAAGCAGCCTGCGCTTTCTGCCAGCCTGGTTCTGGTTGCCATCTTCTGTATTGAAATCTTCATTGCAGGTCTGGATTGGCGCATCATCCGCAATGTCTTAGTGGTTACGGTGCCGATTGTCGCATTGATTCTCTTTGACGTAAGCAGAGAGCACCCTCTCTTTACAGATAAAATTCTTGCGGAGCATCAGTTCAACCGTATCCTTTCCTTTGTGGACCCCAGCCGCGATGCCAGCCTGTATTATCAGACAGAAAAATCCATTTCCGCCATCGGCTCGGGGAAATTTCTGGGCAAGGGTCTGTTCCATGGCACACTGAACCAGTTAAGCTATCTGCCGGAGCCACATAATGATTTCATTTTCTCCGTAATCGGGGAAGAATTTGGATTTCTTGGATGTATATTTGTCCTCGCCATATTGCTTTTTATCGTTTTTCGGTGTATAGTAATAGCAATATCGGCCAGGGATACCTTCAGCCAGCTGGTTGCTGCGGGCATCGCCGGCATGTTTGCGTTCCAAACCTTCGTAAATATGGGCGTTGCGACAGGCATCCTGCCGAATACCGGCATGTCATTACCCTTTATCAGCTACGGCGGCAGCTCCATGTGGACAAACATGGTCGCCCTTGGGCTGATGCTGAACATAAGAAAAAAAGAAACAAAATCGCTATTTGAGGGAGGTTTGTTATGA